A window from Heteronotia binoei isolate CCM8104 ecotype False Entrance Well chromosome 15, APGP_CSIRO_Hbin_v1, whole genome shotgun sequence encodes these proteins:
- the LOC132583508 gene encoding olfactory receptor 2AP1-like, which produces MEHMETDNKTAITTFILLGFGNDPELQIPLFLVFLIIYSVTMAGNIIIIVLVITDHHLHISMYFFLGNFSCLETFYTSTLLPRMLASFLTGDRTISVGGCFSQFYFFGMLGVAECYLLASMSYDRYLAICKPLQYATLMNRRLCFLLSAVSWICGITVMTLLMSLMSQLKYCGPHEIDHFFCDFTPVINLSCSDKTLVTLVSLIVSFINIVPSFLLTLLSYICIIVAIIQIPSSDGRKKAFSTCSSHLVVVSIFYGSLLFVYVLPQKEALREVDKIFAVFYTFLTPLINPLIYSLRNKEVKKALRRTVNKCRISKLFVGDGE; this is translated from the coding sequence ATGGAGCATATGGAGACAGATAACAAGACAGCAATAACTACATTTATTCTTCTAGGATTTGGGAATGACCCTGAACTTCAGATTCCTCTCTTCCTGGTTTTCCTAATAATCTACAGTGTGACCATGGCTGgaaacatcatcatcattgtgTTAGTGATTACAGATCATCATCTTCACATCTCCATGTACTTCTTCCTTGGAAACTTTTCCTGTTTGGAGACTTTCTACACGTCAACACTTCTCCCTAGAATGTTGGCCAGTTTCCTGACAGGAGACAGAACCATTTCTGTTGGGGGCTGCTTTTCCCAGTTTTATTTTTTTGGTATGCTCGGAGTTGCTGAATGTTACCTACTGGCATCAATGTCCTATGATCGGTATTTGGCAATATGCAAGCCCCTCCAATATGCTACTCTCATGAACAGAAGACTCTGCTTTCTGTTGTCAGCTGTATCTTGGATCTGTGGGATAACAGTTATGACTTTACTAATGAGTCTGATGTCACAGCTAAAATACTGTGGCCCCCATGAAATTGATCATTTCTTCTGTGACTTCACACCAGTGATTAATCTATCATGCAGTGACAAAACTTTGGTGACACTGGTGAGCCTCATAGTATCTTTCATAAATAttgttccttcttttcttctgacCCTGCTGTCTTACATTTGTATAATTGTAGCCATCATACAAATCCCATCTTCAGATGGAAGAAAAAAGGCCTTTTCCACTTGCTCTTCCCACCTTGTTGTAGTTTCCATATTCTATGGTTCATTGTTATTTGTATATGTGTTACCACAAAAAGAAGCTCTGAGAGAAGTGGACAAGATCTTTGCAGTCTTCTACACATTCTTAACCCCTCTAATTAATCCCCTTATCTATAGTCTAAGAAACAAAGAGGTAAAAAAAGCTTTAAGGAGAACTGTTAACAAATGCAGAATTTCCAAGTTATTTGTTGGAGATGGAGAGTAA